The Leptidea sinapis chromosome 35, ilLepSina1.1, whole genome shotgun sequence genome contains a region encoding:
- the LOC126975307 gene encoding uncharacterized protein LOC126975307, translating to MRRLIFFAALCALVWARPETYKETEDFQYSRSSSDEGHKAGYYGAQRGNMGGNYEKAHNMDSLAQHHMSSAVRQVEGELGDGANTKTGSVYTAANSRGIFGSGNYDLSNLKGRNFDEAQNSFDSQAQSSLRSHKGAYTGQLLKYSGTKNAGYTSGFSNSHGQSYGYQSAAHSEQYSENQSAHTESTLSADNQYIYGGSSGVGREHQYGYDSSNLRTEYDSSGKRLSGTPYKVYMRPGTIVTIPVSAKTYDASHIDTAYDRNSHSEAEILNGRDQTIYVPVGKPKHYESSYKYKKEWERHDTQPVTIIPTENPFPKNSELYDDSLLLHNAKGQFNTVGSNHAYSGNVNSAQSSSFRSDTKSSSNNRSKYGYGFNSQALNTNRDAQLDAYTLGSQASGSDLEANSLVENINSKPKSYQSSYSYHKAWERQGDPYVIKPVGGSYNDESSRLVDTSALKTGHSSHQYGSQYKQAHHSYYKDGVEHDCDEHGNIRVARSYNPDDYYQNFGKETQSMNLEDFNQHAQNLEHEGQQKWDNYEDLGQQTQNSWRDSQHLDQQMQDFSQQTQNLEQGLHGKWEKYEDLGQQTQNKWDNLESFIPQTQRKS from the coding sequence ATGAGGCGTCTTATATTTTTCGCCGCTTTATGTGCATTGGTGTGGGCCAGGCCTGAAACGTATAAAGAGACTGAAGACTTTCAATATTCAAGAAGTTCGTCGGATGAGGGTCACAAAGCTGGATACTATGGCGCTCAGAGAGGAAATATGGGTGGCAATTACGAAAAGGCCCACAACATGGATTCCTTAGCACAACATCACATGAGTTCTGCCGTACGACAGGTTGAAGGTGAACTAGGTGATGGTGCCAATACAAAAACAGGCAGTGTTTATACAGCGGCTAACTCCAGAGGCATCTTTGGATCCggtaattatgatttaagcaaccTTAAAGGAAGAAATTTTGATGAAGCACAAAATTCTTTCGACAGTCAAGCTCAGTCGTCGCTGAGGTCACACAAAGGAGCTTACACAGGACAGCTACTAAAATACTCAGGTACTAAAAATGCCGGATATACAAGTGGATTTTCTAATTCCCATGGACAAAGTTATGGCTATCAGTCAGCTGCACATTCAGAACAATACTCTGAAAACCAAAGTGCTCACACAGAAAGTACCTTGAGTGCagataatcaatatatatacgGAGGAAGTTCAGGGGTAGGTCGCGAACACCAATACGGCTATGATTCGTCGAACCTTCGTACTGAATATGACTCAAGTGGTAAAAGGCTAAGTGGAACTCCATACAAGGTATACATGAGACCCGGTACTATAGTCACGATACCTGTATCGGCTAAAACTTACGATGCGTCTCATATCGACACAGCTTACGACCGCAATAGCCATTCTGAAGCTGAAATACTTAACGGAAGAGATCAAACAATTTATGTACCAGTTGGCAAACCAAAACATTATGAATcttcatacaaatataaaaaggaaTGGGAAAGGCACGATACACAGCCCGTGACTATTATTCCAACCGAAAATCCGTTCCCAAAAAATAGCGAGCTTTATGATGACTCATTGCTATTACACAATGCAAAAGGTCAATTTAACACAGTTGGTTCTAATCATGCCTACTCCGGTAATGTTAACAGTGCTCAATCAAGCAGTTTCAGATCTGATACAAAGTCTTCCTCAAATAACAGATCTAAATATGGGTATGGCTTTAACTCTCAAGCACTGAATACGAATAGAGATGCACAATTAGATGCCTACACTTTAGGTTCCCAAGCCTCTGGATCAGATTTAGAAGCAAACAGCCttgtagaaaatataaattCGAAACCAAAAAGTTACCAATCCTCTTATTCATACCATAAGGCATGGGAAAGGCAGGGAGATCCTTATGTTATTAAACCCGTAGGAGGCAGTTATAATGATGAGAGTTCTCGGTTAGTTGACACATCAGCATTAAAAACTGGCCACTCATCACATCAATATGGTTCACAATATAAACAAGCACATCATAGCTATTACAAAGATGGTGTTGAACATGATTGTGATGAACATGGTAATATTCGTGTTGCAAGATCCTACAACCCAGAtgattattatcaaaattttggaaaagAAACACAAAGCATGAATTTAGAAGATTTTAACCAGCATGCACAAAATTTGGAACATGAAGGACAACAAAAATGGGATAACTATGAAGATTTGGGGCAACAAACTCAGAATAGTTGGAGAGATTCCCAACATCTAGATCAGCAAATGCAGGATTTTAGCCAGCAGACACAAAATCTGGAACAAGGATTACATGGAAAATGGGAAAAATATGAAGATTTGGGGCAACAGACACAAAATAAGTGGGATAATCTTGAAAGCTTTATCCCACAAACCCAACGTAAGTCTTAA
- the LOC126975303 gene encoding general transcriptional corepressor trfA-like, whose translation MQFLIGYFKHALTDEQMISQQVSADMNFMMNEKKYKEYGIYNNGNNRDTDSIYYLPTHHHSTNTFQNQFPRDSIIYNKAQNENEKDIYNVWDSLHIPQSSYGENKFPNTHWNHYQEQGTHKISTVENLWNKINNIDTNNRDSNEDNYLSSSTWSSSSSFRKLNHNKNQYTTSTISQKENNIEEIITTIKPHQFNEKHTNIKPNRPSDVGRGDIGPEQSVPNLDDEDEYGKQNTLNFYTTSTSTKKPHKTAQEIEALSLIKDINNDNKQVTGYTDKTYYEKIPIDMKEQKHSTDSHNYKINDDFLVQSPKEFDYGQQLNDDKQSDQVFIGDTGDLNHKPVLNYGSQLQTSLQPNENIEQSDVQQLEQHKLNPNEKYENNFKEYLPSTDEKLESQSLLDFGQELQNSWQPNENFGQSDVQQLETFDKILKNKHDKTTKEQTSVDENLESQSLLDFGQESQTSWQPNENFGQSDVQQLETFDKILNDKHEKTTKEEQTSVDENLESQSLLDFGQQSQTAWQPNENFEQNDVQQLETFDKILNDKHEKITKEEQTSVDENLESQSLLDFGQQSQTAWQPNENFEQGEFQQLETFGNNLNNIYEKKTEDKKTSINTFDSQSLLDFEKQSQTNDHYQKVIIPQKEIIQHIAENEYPTGIDEQETTTKPSFWKSVGNKITTAKDKVASWFKKN comes from the coding sequence atgcaatttttaatagGATATTTTAAACATGCACTAACAGATGAGCAAATGATAAGTCAACAAGTCAGTGCAGACATGAATTTTAtgatgaatgaaaaaaaatacaaagaataCGGGATATATAATAACGGGAATAATAGAGATACTGACAGTATTTATTATCTGCCAACACATCATCATAGCACTAATACTTTTCAAAATCAGTTTCCACGAGacagcataatatataataaagcgCAAAATGAGAAtgaaaaagatatttataatgtttggGATTCACTGCATATACCCCAATCAAGTTATGGCGAAAATAAATTTCCTAATACACATTGGAATCATTATCAAGAACAAGGCACTCATAAAATATCAACAGTTGAAAATCTATggaacaaaataaataacattgatACCAATAATAGAGATAGTAATGaagataattatttatctagCTCTACTTGGAGTTCAAGCAGTTCATTTAggaaattaaatcataataaaaatcaatatacCACATCAACAATATCACAAAAAGAGAATAATATAGAAGAAATTATTACTACAATAAAGCCACATCAGTTTAATGAAAAACATACCAACATCAAACCTAATCGGCCAAGTGATGTTGGAAGAGGTGATATAGGACCTGAACAGTCTGTGCCAAATTTAGATGATGAAGATGAATATGGTaaacaaaatactttaaatttctACACAACATCTACATCTACAAAAAAGCCTCATAAAACAGCACAAGAAATAGAGGCACTTTCATTgataaaagatataaataatgataataagcAAGTAACAGGCTACACTGACAAGACATATTATGAGAAAATCCCAATAGATATGAAAGAGCAAAAACATAGCACAGACAGCcacaattataaaattaatgatgaCTTTTTAGTTCAATCACCAAAAGAATTTGATTATGGTCAACAATTGAATGATGATAAACAATCAGATCAAGTTTTCATAGGTGACACTGGAGATCTGAACCACAAGCCAGTTCTTAATTATGGCTCACAGTTGCAAACATCATTGCAACCAAATGAAAACATTGAACAGAGTGATGTACAGCAATTAGAACAACACAAATTGAATCCAAATGAAAAATACGAAAATAACTTCAAAGAATATCTACCTTCTACAGATGAAAAATTGGAAAGTCAATCACTTCTTGATTTTGGACAGGAATTACAAAATTCCTGGCAGCCAAATGAAAACTTTGGACAGAGTGATGTTCAGCAATTAGAGACATTtgataaaattcttaaaaataaacatgataaaaCCACTAAGGAGCAAACCTCTGTAGATGAAAATTTGGAAAGTCAATCACTTCTTGATTTTGGACAGGAATCACAAACTTCCTGGCAACCGAATGAAAACTTTGGACAGAGTGATGTTCAGCAATTAGAGACATTTGATAAAATTCTTAATGATAAACATGAGAAAACTACTAAAGAAGAGCAAACTTCTGTAGATGAAAATTTGGAAAGTCAATCACTTCTTGATTTTGGACAGCAATCACAAACTGCCTGGCAACCAAATGAAAACTTTGAACAGAATGATGTTCAACAATTAGAGACATTTGATAAAATTCTTAATGATAAACATGAAAAAATCACTAAAGAAGAGCAAACTTCTGTAGATGAAAATTTGGAAAGTCAATCACTTCTCGATTTTGGACAGCAATCACAAACTGCCTGGCAACCAAATGAAAACTTTGAACAGGGTGAGTTTCAGCAATTAGAGACATTCGGcaacaatttgaataatatatatgaaaaaaaaactgaagaCAAGAAAACTTCTATAAATACCTTTGATAGCCAATCACTTCTTGATTTTGAAAAGCAATCTCAAACTAATGATCATTATCAAAAAGTAATCATACCACAGAAAGAAATTATTCAACACATAGCAGAAAATGAGTATCCAACTGGTATTGATGAACAAGAGACTACAACGAAACCTAGTTTTTGGAAATCTGTAGGAAACAAAATAACAACAGCTAAAGACAAAGTTGCTTCTTGGTTCaagaaaaattga